One segment of Panicum virgatum strain AP13 chromosome 3K, P.virgatum_v5, whole genome shotgun sequence DNA contains the following:
- the LOC120701570 gene encoding uncharacterized protein LOC120701570, translated as MEMYMDGKQWAKLSSSSKKGSRRSAAAVAPAADEGSPRGVRARAASRGPAARSSASRRLASMVREQRARFYIMRRCVTMLVCWKD; from the coding sequence ATGGAGATGTACATGGACGGCAAGCAGTGGGCGAAGCTGTCTTCGAGCTCGAAGAAAGGGAGccggaggtcggcggcggcggtggcgccggcagcCGACGAGGGGAGCCCGAGGGGCGTCAGAGCCCGGGCGGCGTCGAGGGGCCCGGCGGCCAGGTCGTCGGCGTCACGGCGGCTGGCCAGCATGGTGAGGGAGCAGCGGGCGCGGTTCTACATCATGCGCCGCTGCGTCACCATGCTCGTGTGCTGGAAGgactag
- the LOC120701571 gene encoding uncharacterized protein LOC120701571, with product MEMYMDDKSKIMFKKGSRRSVAVAGEGSPAAGFKARAASRGPAARSVPGRLASLVKEQRARFYIMRRCVTMLVCFRD from the coding sequence ATGGAGATGTACATGGATGACAAGAGCAAGATAATGTTCAAGAAGGGCAGCCGGAggtcggtggcggtggcgggcgaGGGGAGCCCGGCGGCAGGCTTCAAGGCCCGGGCAGCGTCGAGGGGCCCGGCGGCCCGGTCGGTGCCGGGCCGGCTGGCGAGCCTGGTGAAGGAGCAGAGGGCCAGGTTCTACATCATGCGCCGCTGCGTCACCATGCTCGTGTGCTTTAGGGACTGA